One stretch of Microvirga lotononidis DNA includes these proteins:
- a CDS encoding ABC transporter permease: MKTLAPTPGLFVRLGAPVSVIVAAILALCLVACALLASWIAPYDPTDLASFELINAELPPAFTADGDPNFLLGTDNQGRDLLSAMLYGARVSIAIGGGAVLLAATLGVTLGLLAGYFGGRVDALIMRIADVILSFPTILLALLVSGIARAIFPGAATAEWAPIILICAIAIHEWVQYARTVRAATMVETAKDYVRAAKVIGLPPRRIMLRHILPNVMSPVLVISTINLAAAVLTEATLSFLGVGMPPTYPSLGTLIRIGNEFVFSGIWWIALFPALALVILVLAVNIVGDWLRDRFNPKLRVKR, translated from the coding sequence ATGAAAACACTCGCCCCCACTCCCGGCCTGTTCGTCCGACTGGGCGCTCCGGTATCGGTCATCGTCGCCGCCATCCTGGCCTTGTGCCTTGTGGCCTGCGCCTTGCTGGCCTCGTGGATCGCGCCATACGATCCAACCGATCTCGCTTCGTTCGAGCTGATAAACGCCGAGCTGCCACCGGCCTTCACGGCAGACGGCGATCCGAACTTCCTTCTGGGAACGGACAATCAAGGCCGCGACCTGCTCTCCGCCATGCTCTACGGCGCGCGCGTCTCCATCGCCATCGGCGGCGGCGCTGTTCTGCTCGCGGCCACCCTCGGCGTCACGCTGGGTCTCCTCGCCGGCTATTTCGGTGGCAGGGTCGATGCCCTGATCATGCGGATCGCCGACGTGATCCTGAGCTTCCCCACAATCCTGCTGGCGCTTCTGGTCAGCGGGATCGCACGGGCGATCTTCCCCGGAGCGGCCACGGCCGAATGGGCACCGATCATCCTGATCTGCGCCATCGCCATCCACGAATGGGTGCAATATGCGCGCACCGTGCGGGCCGCCACCATGGTCGAAACCGCGAAGGATTATGTCCGCGCCGCCAAGGTGATCGGTCTTCCGCCACGGAGAATCATGCTGCGGCACATCCTGCCGAACGTGATGAGTCCGGTGCTGGTCATCTCCACGATCAATCTTGCGGCCGCCGTGCTCACCGAGGCGACCTTGTCCTTCCTCGGGGTCGGCATGCCTCCCACCTATCCTTCGCTCGGCACGCTCATCCGCATCGGCAATGAGTTCGTGTTCTCGGGCATATGGTGGATCGCCCTCTTCCCGGCGCTTGC